In the uncultured Methanobacterium sp. genome, one interval contains:
- a CDS encoding winged helix DNA-binding domain-containing protein, which produces MKQSEIALERLHNQQLTSTKFKKPVELISWMGAIQGQDYPGAKWAVGLRLPESTDVIVAKAIEDKAIFRTWLMRGTLHLVAAEDIHWMLTLMAPRIIKSNTRRYRELGLDDKTLKQSNYVLKHALEGGNELNRKELLVNVQENGISTEGQRAPYMLQRASLDGIICQCGVERNNPLYMSMDSVPKTDLTREEALAELARRYFKSRGPATLKDFIWWSGLLAADARTGLTSVKSDLTEETVDGKTYWYYKATQQNVTTMAHLLPTYDEYLFGYQDRSASMNKTSKRKLQDVFRSTIAVNGQIVGTWKRTFKKDAVLMECNPFRKLTKAENDALTQAVLRYGEFMGLPVIIS; this is translated from the coding sequence ATGAAACAATCAGAAATTGCCCTGGAACGACTTCATAATCAACAGCTTACATCTACCAAGTTCAAGAAGCCTGTTGAACTAATATCCTGGATGGGGGCTATTCAGGGCCAGGACTACCCTGGTGCTAAGTGGGCAGTGGGATTGCGTTTGCCTGAGAGTACTGATGTAATTGTAGCAAAAGCAATTGAAGATAAGGCTATTTTCCGCACGTGGCTCATGCGAGGAACCCTGCATTTAGTAGCTGCTGAGGATATTCATTGGATGCTCACGCTAATGGCACCAAGGATTATTAAAAGCAACACGCGCAGGTACAGGGAGCTTGGATTGGATGATAAAACTCTAAAACAAAGTAATTATGTGTTAAAACATGCTTTAGAAGGCGGAAATGAATTAAACCGGAAAGAATTATTAGTAAATGTTCAGGAAAATGGAATATCCACCGAAGGACAGCGTGCACCTTACATGTTGCAAAGAGCTTCTCTTGATGGGATTATATGTCAGTGTGGGGTGGAACGAAATAATCCCCTTTACATGTCAATGGATTCTGTTCCCAAAACCGACCTCACACGTGAAGAAGCACTGGCAGAGTTGGCCCGGCGTTATTTCAAGAGCCGTGGCCCTGCAACGTTGAAGGATTTTATTTGGTGGTCTGGGCTACTGGCAGCTGATGCCCGAACCGGTTTAACATCTGTTAAATCAGATTTAACCGAGGAAACAGTGGATGGTAAAACCTATTGGTACTATAAAGCCACCCAACAGAATGTTACAACCATGGCGCATCTTTTACCAACATATGATGAATATTTATTCGGATACCAGGACCGTAGTGCTTCCATGAATAAAACCAGTAAGAGAAAATTGCAGGATGTTTTTAGGTCAACCATTGCAGTTAATGGACAGATAGTTGGTACCTGGAAGCGCACATTCAAAAAAGATGCCGTATTAATGGAATGCAATCCCTTTAGAAAACTAACAAAAGCTGAAAATGATGCCTTAACCCAAGCAGTACTTCGTTATGGGGAATTCATGGGATTGCCGGTTATTATTTCCTAA
- a CDS encoding VOC family protein, with protein MRQKLNLITLGVSDLEKSLEFFEKGLKWKKSSSSTDKLALFPLGGIVMALYPRKLLAEDATVEDNPTGFSGITISYNARSEREVDEVLGEVKTLGAKIVKPPQKVFWGGYSGYFQDPDGHLFEVAFNPLWGFDENDNLDIP; from the coding sequence ATGAGGCAAAAGCTGAATCTCATCACCCTTGGTGTAAGTGATCTGGAAAAATCCCTAGAATTTTTTGAAAAAGGATTGAAATGGAAAAAATCTTCATCAAGCACTGATAAACTGGCCTTATTCCCATTAGGCGGAATAGTTATGGCATTGTATCCCAGGAAACTCCTGGCAGAAGATGCAACTGTAGAAGACAATCCGACAGGTTTTTCAGGAATTACTATTTCTTACAATGCAAGGTCAGAAAGGGAAGTGGATGAGGTATTAGGAGAGGTTAAAACTTTAGGGGCAAAAATCGTGAAACCTCCTCAAAAAGTATTCTGGGGCGGTTATTCAGGCTATTTTCAGGATCCTGATGGTCATCTTTTTGAAGTGGCCTTTAACCCATTATGGGGATTTGATGAGAACGATAATTTAGATATACCCTGA
- a CDS encoding L-2-amino-thiazoline-4-carboxylic acid hydrolase, with product MVNEIDYYKSKKSEFFAQFNEFCERVGVLIQDKYGENFKKEVMGEIKVEYESIYDQLPYIGGDENYLTTDLVGAAGSLAFYLVLKRHGKPLKEIGEMAYKAEEKAFEDHPEAVPPMNNPESIPYMKYAAEMSLKKRFPGDWVYDFLEGNEEFDLGMDFTQCGIQKLYHKYDADEFTPYLCAMDIIMSECGNLGLHRTQTLAEGSNKCDFRYRGGRETKISNTVIKKD from the coding sequence ATGGTTAATGAAATAGATTACTATAAATCCAAAAAATCCGAGTTTTTTGCCCAATTTAATGAGTTCTGTGAACGGGTTGGTGTTTTAATCCAGGATAAATATGGTGAAAACTTCAAAAAGGAAGTTATGGGGGAAATTAAAGTAGAATACGAATCCATCTATGATCAATTACCCTATATTGGTGGGGATGAAAATTATCTAACCACTGATCTGGTTGGTGCGGCAGGAAGCCTTGCATTCTATTTAGTTCTAAAAAGGCATGGAAAACCTTTAAAAGAAATTGGAGAAATGGCGTATAAGGCAGAAGAAAAGGCATTTGAAGATCATCCCGAAGCAGTCCCTCCCATGAACAATCCAGAATCTATTCCTTATATGAAATATGCTGCTGAAATGTCTCTGAAAAAAAGGTTTCCAGGAGACTGGGTTTACGATTTTCTAGAGGGAAATGAGGAATTTGATTTAGGCATGGATTTTACCCAATGTGGCATACAAAAACTATACCATAAATATGATGCAGATGAATTCACCCCTTACCTGTGCGCCATGGACATTATAATGAGTGAATGTGGGAATTTAGGACTACACCGGACACAAACCCTTGCTGAAGGTAGCAATAAGTGTGATTTCCGTTACAGGGGTGGACGAGAAACTAAAATTTCCAATACGGTAATAAAAAAAGATTAA
- a CDS encoding SRPBCC family protein has protein sequence MVSINEDAPVVAKVQIEIEADLDTVWNIMANIESWPNWNPDVKDAVLHGDLKPGTHFQWKSGPGKITSVLQNVEPPHLLAWTGKTMGINAIDIFKFEFVDGKTLVKEEESWEGLLSRAMHGRFQTMLEESLESGLKYLKAEAESVKD, from the coding sequence ATGGTAAGTATCAATGAGGACGCTCCGGTAGTGGCCAAGGTCCAAATCGAAATTGAAGCAGATCTAGATACTGTGTGGAATATCATGGCTAATATTGAATCATGGCCTAATTGGAATCCTGATGTGAAAGATGCGGTTCTTCATGGTGATTTAAAACCAGGAACACATTTCCAGTGGAAATCGGGTCCTGGAAAAATTACATCAGTGCTGCAGAATGTGGAACCTCCCCATCTTTTAGCCTGGACCGGTAAGACCATGGGGATTAACGCAATTGATATCTTTAAATTTGAGTTTGTAGATGGTAAAACCCTTGTAAAAGAAGAAGAATCATGGGAAGGCCTTTTAAGCCGTGCCATGCACGGGCGGTTCCAGACTATGCTGGAAGAATCATTAGAATCAGGCTTGAAATATCTTAAAGCGGAAGCAGAATCTGTAAAAGATTAG
- a CDS encoding 30S ribosomal protein S12 has protein sequence MPGLFAAKKLKKNRQNFRWKDTEYKRKALGLDIKADPLGGAPQARGIVIEKVGIEAKQPNSAIRKCVRVQLIKNGKQLTAFAPGDGAIGFIDEHDEVVIEGIGGPSGRSMGDIPGVRWKVTKVNNVALEEMVKGKIEKPVR, from the coding sequence TTGCCAGGATTATTCGCAGCAAAAAAGCTTAAAAAGAATAGACAGAATTTCCGGTGGAAAGACACCGAATATAAGAGGAAAGCACTTGGGCTAGATATTAAGGCCGATCCATTGGGAGGCGCACCCCAGGCACGGGGAATTGTCATCGAAAAAGTGGGAATCGAAGCCAAACAGCCCAACTCCGCAATACGGAAGTGTGTGCGAGTACAACTCATCAAGAACGGTAAACAACTCACTGCATTCGCTCCTGGAGACGGAGCCATAGGATTCATAGATGAACACGATGAAGTGGTCATTGAAGGAATCGGTGGACCATCCGGAAGATCCATGGGAGACATTCCAGGTGTACGCTGGAAAGTTACCAAAGTGAACAACGTGGCCCTTGAAGAAATGGTTAAGGGTAAAATTGAAAAACCAGTGAGATAA
- a CDS encoding 30S ribosomal protein S7: MSFKVFDSWELEEVTVEDLGLVNYICLDEIMVPHTMGRHVKRQFAKSRVSIVERLMNKIMRTHINSGKKNKAYNIVKEALIVINQRTKENPLQTLVKAVENAAPREETTRIKYGGIGYQVAVDIAPQRRVDLAIGFITKGALQSAFKRKKSAGECLAEELLLAAEADTRSFSVGKKEEKERVARSAH; encoded by the coding sequence ATGAGCTTCAAAGTCTTTGACAGTTGGGAACTGGAAGAAGTAACAGTAGAAGACCTAGGACTGGTCAACTACATCTGCTTGGACGAAATTATGGTCCCCCATACCATGGGAAGACACGTCAAGCGACAGTTCGCCAAATCAAGAGTATCAATAGTAGAAAGATTAATGAATAAAATAATGAGGACCCACATAAACTCGGGTAAGAAAAACAAGGCTTATAACATTGTAAAAGAAGCATTAATAGTTATAAACCAGCGAACCAAAGAAAATCCTCTACAGACACTGGTTAAAGCAGTGGAAAACGCAGCACCCCGTGAAGAAACCACCCGTATCAAGTACGGTGGAATCGGTTACCAGGTAGCAGTGGACATAGCACCACAGCGCCGGGTGGACCTGGCCATTGGTTTCATAACCAAGGGAGCACTCCAGTCAGCCTTCAAACGGAAAAAATCCGCAGGAGAATGCCTAGCAGAGGAACTATTACTGGCAGCAGAAGCAGATACTAGAAGTTTCTCCGTCGGTAAAAAAGAGGAAAAAGAGCGAGTGGCCAGATCAGCCCATTAA
- a CDS encoding carotenoid biosynthesis protein — MTEKEASSFNRLRWFLIVIFFLFNIFIVFSYSNTNLLALDSFAVTALIFIVVFILARERYGLKGTVAFFLIASGVSLFFENLSVITGFPYGLYNYSPSLGVLPVPLIIIFEYFAMGYLSWILANILTGQYSQKLKGKQVFLVSFIATFLMVMWDLTVDPISSTLQGLWVWHNPGAYFGVPLSNYFGWFMVVYIIFQLFGIYLTKYDSITEEKIAELSNKPFWSEGPVIYGIMALGTILSIFYQFNDTTLSMALITVFTMIFVVILALIIIWNNPDLKR, encoded by the coding sequence ATGACTGAAAAAGAGGCAAGTTCATTCAACAGGTTAAGATGGTTTTTAATAGTGATATTCTTTTTATTCAACATCTTCATAGTTTTTTCATACAGTAACACCAATCTACTGGCATTGGATTCTTTTGCAGTGACTGCACTTATCTTTATTGTTGTATTCATTTTAGCCAGGGAGCGTTACGGGTTAAAAGGCACGGTTGCATTCTTTTTAATAGCTTCGGGTGTGAGTTTGTTCTTTGAGAACCTTAGCGTCATTACTGGATTTCCATATGGACTTTACAATTATTCACCAAGTTTAGGAGTGCTTCCTGTTCCCCTGATCATAATTTTCGAATACTTTGCCATGGGCTACCTATCATGGATACTGGCCAACATATTAACTGGCCAGTACTCCCAGAAACTTAAAGGAAAACAGGTCTTCCTGGTATCATTCATAGCCACCTTTCTAATGGTAATGTGGGATCTCACAGTTGATCCCATCAGCAGCACACTGCAGGGTCTCTGGGTATGGCACAACCCTGGAGCGTATTTTGGAGTTCCCCTATCCAACTACTTCGGCTGGTTCATGGTGGTGTACATAATCTTCCAGTTATTTGGAATCTACCTGACTAAATACGACTCAATAACCGAAGAAAAAATAGCAGAACTATCCAACAAACCATTCTGGAGTGAAGGCCCGGTAATCTATGGTATAATGGCTTTGGGTACCATACTTTCCATATTCTACCAGTTCAATGATACTACACTATCCATGGCCCTGATCACGGTTTTCACCATGATCTTTGTGGTTATACTGGCTCTAATCATCATTTGGAACAATCCTGATTTAAAGAGGTAA
- a CDS encoding elongation factor EF-2: MSRRDKMISKIKELMYEPDYIRNIGIVAHIDHGKTTLSDNLLAGAGMISSELAGDQRFLDFDEQEQARGITIDAANVSMVHKYKEDDYLINLIDTPGHVDFGGDVTRAMRAVDGAVVVVCAVEGIMPQTETVLRQALKENVRPVLFINKVDRLINELKLDSVELQQRFVKIIASANKLISNMAPEELKKKWLVKVEDGSVAFGSAYHNWAINVDIMQKTGINFNDILDYCNEERQKELAEKVPLSDVLLGMVVEHLPSPNVSQPYRVPSIWPGDIESEEGQGMVHTDPDGPLAVMVTDVSIDKHAGEIATGRVYGGTLEKGSEIFFVGSHGKARTQQVGVYFGPERVNTDRVPAGNIVAITGARNAVAGETICDKDRKIEAFEGLEHISEPVVTVAVEAKNTKDLPKLIEVLRQVGKEDPTVKMQINEETGEHLVAGMGELHLEIITYRINEKGVEIETSEPIVVYRETIAGTAGPVEGKSPNKHNRFYLEIEPLDEAVYQAIVDGDIKEGRVKGKELIPKFQEYGLPKDQARKVWDVYDKSIFVNMTRGIQYLDEIKELLLEGFESAMDDGPIAKERVMGIKIRLMDAKIHEDAVHRGPAQVLPAIRKAVYGAIMMAEPALLEPIQKVFINTPQDYMGSATREIQNRRGQIVDMSQEGDMSTVESKVPVAEMFGFAGDIRSATEGRCLWSTESAGFERLPRELQNTIIREIRQRKGLSDQPYGPEHYLG, from the coding sequence ATGAGCAGACGAGACAAGATGATCAGCAAGATCAAGGAACTGATGTACGAACCGGACTACATCAGGAACATAGGTATCGTAGCCCACATTGACCACGGGAAAACCACTCTATCCGACAACCTCTTGGCCGGTGCAGGTATGATTTCATCAGAACTTGCCGGTGATCAGCGTTTCCTGGACTTCGATGAACAGGAACAGGCCAGAGGAATCACCATCGACGCAGCAAACGTGTCCATGGTTCACAAGTACAAGGAAGATGATTACCTTATCAACCTCATAGACACACCAGGTCACGTGGACTTTGGTGGAGACGTAACCCGTGCCATGAGAGCAGTGGACGGAGCAGTAGTGGTGGTATGTGCAGTAGAAGGAATCATGCCACAGACCGAGACTGTACTGCGCCAGGCCCTCAAGGAAAACGTACGACCAGTACTTTTCATAAACAAAGTGGACCGTTTAATCAACGAATTGAAACTGGACTCAGTGGAACTCCAGCAGAGATTCGTTAAGATCATAGCCAGCGCCAACAAGTTAATCAGTAACATGGCCCCTGAAGAACTTAAAAAGAAATGGCTGGTTAAAGTGGAAGATGGAAGTGTGGCATTTGGATCAGCATACCACAACTGGGCCATTAACGTGGACATCATGCAGAAAACCGGGATAAACTTCAATGACATCCTGGACTACTGTAACGAAGAAAGACAGAAAGAACTAGCTGAAAAAGTACCACTCTCCGATGTATTACTGGGAATGGTAGTGGAACACTTGCCCAGCCCCAATGTATCCCAGCCCTACAGGGTGCCCAGCATCTGGCCGGGAGATATTGAGAGTGAGGAAGGCCAGGGTATGGTACACACGGACCCTGACGGACCACTGGCAGTGATGGTGACCGACGTTAGTATAGACAAACACGCTGGTGAAATCGCCACTGGACGAGTGTACGGTGGAACACTGGAGAAGGGAAGTGAAATTTTCTTCGTAGGTTCACACGGAAAAGCACGAACCCAGCAAGTGGGAGTATACTTCGGCCCAGAACGGGTTAACACTGACCGTGTGCCTGCAGGTAACATCGTGGCCATAACCGGAGCACGTAACGCCGTGGCCGGGGAAACCATCTGTGACAAGGACCGGAAAATCGAAGCCTTCGAAGGCTTAGAACACATCTCTGAACCAGTGGTAACTGTGGCAGTGGAAGCCAAAAACACCAAAGACTTACCTAAACTCATTGAAGTATTAAGACAGGTTGGAAAGGAAGACCCAACTGTTAAGATGCAGATCAACGAGGAAACCGGTGAGCACCTGGTAGCAGGTATGGGTGAACTCCACCTGGAGATCATCACTTACCGTATCAACGAAAAAGGTGTGGAAATCGAAACTTCCGAACCCATTGTGGTCTACCGGGAAACCATCGCCGGAACAGCCGGACCAGTGGAAGGGAAATCACCCAACAAACACAATCGTTTCTACCTAGAAATCGAGCCACTGGATGAAGCTGTTTACCAGGCCATAGTTGATGGGGACATCAAAGAAGGCCGAGTTAAAGGTAAAGAATTAATTCCTAAATTCCAGGAATACGGACTACCCAAAGACCAGGCCAGGAAGGTCTGGGATGTTTACGATAAAAGTATCTTCGTTAACATGACCCGTGGTATCCAGTACCTGGATGAGATCAAAGAACTATTACTGGAAGGTTTCGAAAGTGCCATGGATGATGGGCCCATAGCCAAAGAAAGGGTCATGGGAATAAAAATCAGATTAATGGATGCCAAGATACACGAAGATGCCGTGCACAGGGGACCAGCACAGGTTCTACCAGCCATAAGGAAGGCAGTCTACGGTGCAATCATGATGGCAGAACCTGCACTACTAGAACCCATCCAGAAGGTATTTATCAACACACCACAAGATTATATGGGATCAGCCACCCGTGAGATCCAGAACAGACGTGGTCAGATCGTAGACATGTCCCAGGAAGGAGATATGTCCACAGTGGAATCTAAAGTACCAGTAGCTGAAATGTTCGGATTCGCAGGAGACATCCGATCCGCTACAGAAGGTCGCTGTCTCTGGTCTACAGAGAGTGCAGGATTCGAAAGACTCCCACGTGAGCTTCAAAATACTATAATACGGGAAATCAGGCAGCGTAAAGGCCTCAGTGACCAGCCCTATGGTCCTGAACATTACCTGGGATAG
- a CDS encoding NusA-like transcription termination signal-binding factor, which translates to MTIKFSTHEIRYIALFESMTGATVKDCLVDDENGKITFLVKKGDMGLAIGKRGSTVAKVQKTVDKGVEVIEHSDDPTEFIANLVAPAKIRSIRILQKENGEKIATLEADSRNKRTAIGKGGQNIERARVLAKRQHNINNIVIK; encoded by the coding sequence GTGACCATCAAATTCAGTACCCATGAGATTCGATACATCGCTCTGTTTGAGAGCATGACCGGAGCAACAGTGAAAGATTGCCTGGTGGATGATGAAAACGGTAAAATCACCTTCCTGGTTAAAAAGGGAGACATGGGTCTGGCCATAGGAAAACGAGGAAGCACCGTGGCCAAGGTGCAGAAAACCGTGGACAAGGGTGTGGAGGTAATCGAACACTCTGATGACCCTACAGAATTCATTGCCAACTTGGTGGCCCCTGCAAAGATAAGGAGTATACGCATACTTCAAAAAGAAAACGGGGAGAAAATAGCCACTTTAGAGGCTGATTCACGCAATAAACGCACCGCTATAGGAAAAGGCGGGCAAAATATTGAAAGGGCTCGGGTACTGGCCAAAAGGCAGCATAATATAAATAATATTGTTATAAAATAG
- a CDS encoding tetratricopeptide repeat protein: protein MKSRIRTSFAIQSFFFLFLFVENFFSFFKQSKPFSLFFLLTIPPVFVVTLCDEIAYFNKRIVLIIMAVVLALTLGLISYKPFNPGVDMMQYYEITVLSTVVVIAMVLWAFKEWDKIGKAVKQYDNILEMDPYDITSLNNKGVELANLKKHKLAMECFDKALKVDPNDSAALHNKGVVLSELKKTREAKQKANEFFDRALEADPGLDDAKRSGKIILET, encoded by the coding sequence ATGAAATCCAGAATTAGAACATCATTTGCAATACAATCTTTTTTCTTCCTTTTCCTGTTTGTAGAGAATTTTTTTTCATTTTTTAAGCAATCAAAACCTTTCTCCTTATTTTTTTTATTAACTATACCACCGGTCTTTGTAGTGACTCTATGTGATGAAATAGCATATTTTAACAAAAGAATCGTTTTAATAATTATGGCTGTTGTTTTAGCTTTAACACTTGGATTGATATCCTATAAACCATTTAATCCAGGTGTTGATATGATGCAATATTATGAGATCACTGTACTTTCAACAGTTGTCGTTATTGCCATGGTTTTATGGGCATTTAAAGAATGGGATAAAATTGGAAAAGCAGTGAAACAGTATGATAACATCCTCGAAATGGATCCCTATGATATTACATCATTAAATAATAAAGGAGTGGAATTAGCCAATCTGAAAAAGCATAAATTGGCAATGGAATGTTTTGATAAGGCATTAAAAGTAGATCCTAATGATTCTGCTGCATTGCATAATAAAGGGGTTGTTCTCAGTGAACTTAAAAAAACTAGAGAAGCAAAACAAAAAGCTAATGAGTTTTTCGATCGAGCATTAGAAGCTGATCCTGGGTTGGATGATGCTAAACGTTCTGGGAAAATAATTTTGGAAACTTAA
- a CDS encoding 50S ribosomal protein L30e, protein MDVERGIRVAVDTGNVTLGSGKTIQALKLGNGKLVIIAENCPKEVSEDVMQYSKLSEIPVYTFQGTSVDLGSVCGKPFTVAAMMVNDPGDSTILEIVG, encoded by the coding sequence ATGGACGTAGAAAGAGGAATTCGAGTTGCAGTTGATACAGGTAATGTCACACTGGGATCCGGTAAAACAATCCAGGCCCTGAAGCTTGGAAATGGAAAACTGGTCATCATCGCAGAAAATTGCCCTAAAGAGGTAAGTGAAGATGTGATGCAGTATTCCAAATTATCCGAAATCCCGGTTTACACTTTCCAGGGTACCAGCGTGGATTTAGGATCAGTGTGTGGGAAACCATTCACCGTGGCCGCTATGATGGTCAACGATCCTGGAGATTCCACCATACTGGAAATAGTGGGGTAA
- a CDS encoding stage II sporulation protein M → MSKQVTDNNFWNKFSGVFKGLYNRNKTILTFSVVLFLGFLFLGILIGYFSSDYIGHLLNTYFTLLHESHIQINTLSIFLHNLQAALVAYFGGLIGIIPVGVLSVNGFLYGAFLGYLIHGPIVTSSGVFTPVHFIVYTLPHGILELPGFIIAGAAGFRLTTLVIGVIKSIMRKTPISDHYWKFKDSLVLLAIAIVLIFIAAIIEANITLPLGNYITGLI, encoded by the coding sequence ATGTCTAAACAGGTTACAGATAACAATTTTTGGAATAAGTTCTCAGGGGTTTTTAAAGGTCTTTATAATCGGAACAAGACAATATTAACCTTTTCAGTAGTCCTGTTTTTGGGATTCTTATTTTTAGGTATTTTGATTGGTTACTTTTCATCAGATTATATTGGACATCTCCTGAACACTTATTTCACATTACTTCATGAAAGCCATATCCAGATAAATACACTTTCAATATTCCTTCACAATCTTCAAGCTGCACTTGTTGCCTACTTTGGTGGACTGATTGGAATAATTCCAGTAGGGGTCTTATCAGTTAATGGATTCCTTTATGGGGCATTCCTTGGATATTTAATACATGGTCCTATTGTAACCAGTTCTGGAGTTTTCACTCCGGTACATTTTATTGTTTACACTTTACCTCATGGTATACTGGAACTTCCAGGATTCATTATAGCTGGTGCTGCAGGATTCAGGCTTACAACCCTGGTTATAGGGGTAATAAAAAGTATAATGAGAAAAACACCCATAAGTGATCATTACTGGAAATTTAAGGATTCCCTGGTATTGCTTGCAATTGCCATAGTTTTAATCTTTATTGCAGCGATTATTGAAGCTAATATTACTCTACCTCTAGGAAATTACATTACCGGTTTAATCTAA
- the rpsJ gene encoding 30S ribosomal protein S10 yields the protein MNKARIKLTGTDPEKLAFVCDQLKRIAERTGVDLSGPIPLPTKKLVVPTRKSPDGEGKATWEKWELRIHKRLVGIEADERAMRQVMKVNVPDNVSIEIELRS from the coding sequence ATGAATAAAGCTAGAATCAAACTCACCGGCACCGACCCAGAAAAACTGGCCTTTGTATGTGACCAGCTCAAAAGAATTGCTGAAAGGACTGGTGTAGATCTCTCCGGACCAATACCATTACCCACCAAGAAACTAGTGGTGCCCACCCGGAAATCACCGGATGGAGAAGGAAAAGCAACCTGGGAAAAATGGGAACTCCGGATCCACAAACGACTGGTAGGAATCGAAGCCGATGAAAGAGCCATGAGACAGGTAATGAAAGTCAACGTACCTGATAATGTGAGCATTGAAATCGAACTCCGCAGTTAA
- the tuf gene encoding translation elongation factor EF-1 subunit alpha, whose protein sequence is MAKGKEHMNLAFIGHVDHGKSTMVGHLLLQSGAIAEQQLSDGENKFRFVMDKLSEERERGVTIDLAHAKFETPKYEFTIVDCPGHRDFVKNMITGASQADAAVLVVAIDDGVMPQTKEHAFLARTLGINQLIIGINKMDLVDYSEEKFNELKEEVSDLIKTVAYKPKDINFIPLSAFEGDNITKPSENTPWYKGPSLVKALDEFTAPEKPTQLPLRVPVQDVYSITGVGTVPVGRVETGIMKKADNVIFEPPGVSGEVKSIEMHHEMLDSAEPGDNVGFNVRGVGKNDIRRGDVAGHTSNAPTVAKEFTAQIVVLQHPGVITVGYTPVFHCHTAQVACTFLELQKKLDPATGQVKEENPDFLKTGDAAFVVVKPTKPMVIEKIKDIPHMGRFAIRDMGQTVAAGMCIDLVPAK, encoded by the coding sequence ATGGCTAAAGGAAAAGAACACATGAATTTGGCGTTTATCGGACACGTTGACCATGGTAAATCCACTATGGTGGGTCACCTACTGTTACAGTCCGGAGCTATCGCTGAACAACAGCTATCTGACGGAGAAAACAAATTCAGATTCGTCATGGACAAACTGTCCGAAGAAAGAGAAAGAGGAGTAACCATAGACCTGGCCCACGCCAAGTTTGAAACTCCCAAGTACGAGTTCACCATTGTGGACTGTCCTGGTCACCGTGACTTCGTTAAAAACATGATCACCGGTGCATCACAGGCAGACGCCGCAGTACTGGTAGTAGCAATAGACGATGGTGTAATGCCACAGACCAAGGAACACGCATTTTTAGCACGTACCCTCGGTATCAACCAGCTCATCATTGGTATAAACAAGATGGACCTGGTGGACTACAGTGAAGAAAAATTCAACGAACTCAAGGAAGAAGTCTCTGACCTCATCAAAACTGTGGCCTACAAGCCCAAAGATATCAATTTCATACCATTATCTGCATTTGAAGGGGACAACATAACCAAACCATCCGAAAACACCCCATGGTACAAAGGACCAAGTCTGGTTAAAGCATTGGACGAATTCACTGCACCAGAAAAACCAACCCAACTACCACTACGAGTACCAGTCCAGGATGTATACTCCATCACTGGTGTGGGAACCGTACCTGTGGGCCGAGTGGAAACTGGTATCATGAAGAAAGCTGACAACGTCATATTCGAACCACCAGGTGTAAGCGGAGAAGTAAAATCCATTGAAATGCACCATGAAATGCTGGATTCAGCAGAACCTGGTGACAACGTAGGATTCAACGTACGTGGTGTAGGTAAAAATGATATCCGCCGTGGAGACGTGGCTGGACACACCTCAAACGCACCAACTGTTGCCAAAGAATTCACCGCACAGATCGTGGTCCTACAGCACCCTGGTGTTATCACCGTGGGTTACACTCCTGTATTCCACTGTCACACAGCTCAGGTTGCCTGTACCTTCCTGGAACTCCAGAAAAAACTGGACCCTGCAACTGGTCAGGTTAAAGAAGAAAACCCAGACTTCCTGAAAACCGGGGACGCTGCTTTTGTAGTAGTCAAACCTACTAAACCAATGGTTATCGAGAAGATCAAGGACATACCACACATGGGCCGGTTCGCTATCCGTGATATGGGTCAGACTGTTGCTGCAGGTATGTGTATTGACCTGGTGCCAGCAAAATAG